A region from the Streptomyces tsukubensis genome encodes:
- a CDS encoding CHRD domain-containing protein, which produces MPMPARRRILLAAHAALLTAAVTACGSTSTTPPATSAPGPVTRQAPPAAAAGSSLIARLGGGQGAGAVALLRSDDDRIVFSLTWNGFTAPRSATLLGSDARPLAELFGGPLPQGARAAAGRVTVTDPALAEKLRARPGDFAVSVAADGLPGGTLAGPVAASPTPVDPLGVIPGGTLRALADGRQETAGGGPAARADDDARTTVSLSPGNGTLGYALAWVNLEPPTAAHLHRGALGRTGPVAVPLITAPLPPTLIAVSGTAEVEDTAVLRELAAAPGGFYADLHTRSFPAGAVRGQVFR; this is translated from the coding sequence ATGCCGATGCCCGCCCGCCGCCGGATCCTTCTCGCCGCCCACGCGGCCCTGCTCACCGCCGCCGTGACCGCCTGCGGCAGTACGAGCACGACGCCACCGGCCACCTCCGCCCCCGGGCCCGTCACCCGGCAGGCGCCCCCGGCCGCGGCGGCGGGATCCTCGCTGATCGCACGGCTCGGCGGTGGACAGGGGGCCGGAGCCGTCGCCCTGCTGCGGAGCGACGACGACCGGATCGTGTTCTCGCTCACCTGGAACGGATTCACCGCACCCCGGTCCGCCACCCTCCTCGGCAGCGACGCACGCCCCCTGGCCGAACTCTTCGGCGGACCGCTGCCCCAGGGCGCCCGGGCCGCCGCCGGGCGGGTGACGGTGACCGATCCGGCGCTCGCCGAGAAGCTGCGGGCCAGGCCCGGCGACTTCGCCGTCTCCGTCGCGGCCGACGGGCTGCCCGGCGGCACCCTCGCCGGGCCCGTCGCCGCCTCACCCACCCCCGTCGACCCGCTGGGCGTGATCCCGGGCGGCACCCTGCGCGCCCTCGCCGACGGACGCCAGGAGACGGCCGGCGGCGGACCGGCCGCGCGCGCCGACGACGACGCCAGGACCACCGTCTCCCTCAGCCCCGGCAACGGCACCCTCGGCTACGCCCTGGCCTGGGTCAACCTCGAACCACCGACGGCGGCCCACCTCCACCGGGGCGCACTCGGCCGCACCGGCCCGGTCGCCGTACCGCTGATCACCGCACCCCTGCCGCCGACGCTGATCGCCGTCTCGGGCACGGCCGAGGTCGAGGACACCGCTGTCCTGCGGGAACTGGCCGCGGCCCCGGGCGGCTTCTACGCCGATCTGCACACCCGGTCGTTCCCCGCGGGCGCGGTCCGCGGCCAGGTGTTCCGCTGA
- a CDS encoding proprotein convertase P-domain-containing protein codes for MTFSDTAVRFRVGTVVSVAALLAGLLTAAGPAAAREAGAAVRPPAAAAPQSTKTGPAAPQSAKAGPAAPAKARTAVEKSAGERARRSGKPVEITELRTPESTVFAKPDGTFRATVHRQPVRVRTGEGWVPVDATLTVRPDGTVGPKATVVPVAFSGGGDRAAPLVRVRQKDGEFGLDWPGKLPVPVLEGDTAVYRSVLPGVDIRLTAEASGYTPALVVHSAAAARDPRVRALRFGLHRKGTAAATPPSTTATAVPLDRGAADPARDGTARKAGRQPAAKAAGRLPVTPVPWQVSRTAVRVGTGALAGAVPSTAYPLMVEGPVERTKRLHWMLLSHNTRTGVKATYWDSTHIGQVGRILNDDLRWRSYYEMDTTVFGGKRIITAKFAVFQYWAESCTPKPVELWHIDRITSATTWDATVFHRKLGQSSLGHGHDEQRCGGAPIGFDVKDLMMEAADRRWPTTSFALRAQENPDSYAARKFMDRWAPNHAPPVMALIVDYNTVPDRAADLTVGGKSCAAGEPVIGQTTPKLTATVTDPDTVRHNIEPFAVFRWWEGAGAPSGQVFRADPTERKKGSAELDLKAHQALQDGVTYTFGVTVDDRVDASDGRPWCTFTVDLTPPTTPPLITSVDFPAAPAAGPPLYTAGRFTVDARGDWDTSGFRYGFGMDAQSISTELSVGTDVPGGTAVISHTADQKTGAFSTSLPMLLKVVPVDRAGNKAEAEAVYAFRISDLIKPNTAYGLWSGRFTGGGELADGPLGGKNQPRFDAAVSGSVTPTADRAGNNPGAARFDGATGHAVTAAPVLQKTAQNTFGSFTAMGWVKLDRTHTAATVLSQDGTDQSGFALRYHPAPRSWEFAMPRGETGTVQGTATARSIAYPQTGVWTHVAGVYDHTAGRLRLYVNGQQAAETAHTSTWYAAGPTVLGRARSGGLPREFWPGDLNDLQLYPWAASGFEVRHRMNVRTAHGPEARWSFDEGLGRTSADLSDQGHTISLRDGTTWASPGRSGSGRALRLDGRQAHAYTASPVAQRSPQNTLGSFTAAAWVRLNGPAAPAAAVSQDGRHDSGFVLGYSAAAQRWTFGMNPADAPEDTPGVYATSSAVSQTGVWTHLAGVYDHGAGTMTLYVNGRPSGTAAHRSGWYPDGALQVGRAKTNGTPDAYWPGVVDDVGIKGEALSAAGVKTLAGAPEFAPGARWTLDDTPADAKGNGHTLALGSGTNWTSGKSAGGLAFDGLEGHAYTAGPVVRPDAGFTVAAWVKLDVIGRTQTIVSQDGTDRSGFRLSYEHDPAGPGAWTFGITGNAHTGGTVPDKVLKATTVPRTGTWVHLAGVYRTPNPREDEQTGEMKLYVDGRLQASGPYTSVAVAGGVLAVGRGQRGGGAVDALAGTVDTVEVRPDSVEADALREMGDLEVRAFINSQTTPIPDLGVVDSSLPVANLTSDAVERLKVDVDIEHTYQGDLKLELLAPDGTVYLLEDLRGSGDVDRTTRSYDLNAAAETANGSWTLRIHDTVIGDTGMLKSWGISAPYHEKPPPGVPWVPRNGSAFQVGANTTTSRSVTVTGLVGKAPKNLTLTLNPEHAYAGPGIRMVLVEPAPAGGGQPKEHTLYDGSRPPATGPDACTSYQPDPYILKKSYVVDASGAPANGDWTLKFINSYSGSGPNILGWSLFSPISQAEPTRAPDTKFANPDNKPITSWETNSYVYPCGLPGTDAQDLRVTVDIRHPSRGDLKLELSGASRTLLLEDVPDYDTGDDVRKTYTLHGVAVPPDTDWTLVVTDSRTPYAGEINEWSVQVLPSTPAVFKDGWKGENLTDVPIADDAWSESPITVETVPDKGTQAPKAWQVAVALKHTHRGDLALYLEAPDGEAYLLENLTRGGGDADDLTKTYTVNASSKKAEGVWKLRVLDAVWGDTGIIDSWSLTPASFATALTTTPVKFADLATAESPLTIADERGNAPNGMQVQASIAHTRPDQLVITLLAPDGSAYVLHDKKPVMGPVFAVDASTEALKGTWKLKVQDTIAGEAGSIESWGFVMAPQVAWAERTGPGFAVPDSGTYTGTGYKYVNGIAGNAPADLRISVSTTANPGYLDLVLVSPDGTRFPLHKKEGTFPAYWTVNASGERANGSWALEVARPDWCCSSTRIDSWSLWSPVNRTANTPGPVDKFANGTDSAIPDSSWSPATSTVHAAGIPGNGALDLKVTVDIRHPRRGDLQLVLEGDTTYPLEDVPDTDTGADVFKTYELRGVADRANQSWTLRVTDTLTGNAGTIDGWALQILPSPQATVPAGWRAENLTDVSVPDDGTAESPVTVAGLAGVAPKDWEVSVALRHTYRGDLLLHLVAPDGTAYLLEDLAPGGDTDDLTKSYVVNGSSEWADGVWKLRVRDRVWGDTGHIDAWSLSASPTGTPVPAVAWPEQNGSAFTLPISSPSVASSYKTVTGIAGNAPAELRVSVSTTASPGDLELELVAPDGTRYPLHKWGATIPPYWTVDTSSETANGQWELWGKGHASCCAALTIDSWRLWSPVDRAPSAAGPVTKFANSTDQAITDGDGSGNWIRAQVTGITGNAPADLRVAVDIVHPRRGDLVLTLQAPDGTSYPLEDFPDTDTTADVFKTYIVNASAEVANGYWYLVVRDNKTGSTGTVDGWSLNMGGLRTVVPGTRFENPADVALVDNGTAESTVSISSITGRAPAGLKVQTIVRHPHRGDLKLELIAPDGTPYLLENLTGSGDADDVVDEYSVDASEEQAGGTWRLRVVDGALGDTGLIDSWSLTFPAPVKYHRNGTVTVPDAGAPAVSQIPVLDRPGNAPADLRVVVDVRHPRRGDLILHLVAPDGTAYLLEDVPDADTAADVRQTYRVDASAEGASGNWSLRAQDTRTGSSGNVQAWSLQFGGP; via the coding sequence ATGACGTTCTCAGACACCGCCGTGCGATTCCGTGTGGGCACCGTCGTCTCGGTCGCCGCCCTGCTCGCCGGCCTGCTCACCGCGGCCGGGCCGGCCGCCGCCCGGGAGGCCGGAGCCGCCGTCCGGCCCCCGGCCGCCGCGGCCCCGCAGAGCACGAAGACCGGACCCGCGGCCCCGCAGAGCGCGAAAGCCGGACCCGCGGCCCCCGCGAAGGCGAGGACCGCGGTCGAGAAGTCCGCCGGGGAACGGGCCCGGCGGAGCGGGAAACCCGTCGAGATCACCGAGCTGCGGACGCCGGAGAGCACGGTGTTCGCCAAGCCGGACGGTACGTTCCGCGCCACCGTCCACCGGCAGCCCGTCCGGGTCCGCACCGGCGAGGGCTGGGTGCCGGTCGACGCCACGCTCACCGTACGGCCCGACGGGACCGTCGGCCCGAAGGCCACCGTCGTCCCCGTCGCCTTCTCCGGCGGCGGCGACCGGGCCGCGCCCCTGGTCCGGGTCCGGCAGAAGGACGGCGAGTTCGGACTGGACTGGCCCGGGAAACTGCCCGTGCCCGTCCTGGAGGGCGATACCGCCGTCTACCGGTCCGTACTGCCCGGGGTGGACATCCGGCTGACCGCCGAGGCGAGCGGCTACACCCCGGCCCTGGTCGTCCACTCCGCGGCGGCCGCCCGGGACCCCCGGGTGCGCGCCCTCCGCTTCGGGTTGCACCGCAAGGGGACAGCCGCCGCGACCCCGCCCAGCACCACGGCCACCGCCGTACCCCTGGACCGCGGAGCGGCGGACCCGGCACGGGACGGCACGGCACGCAAAGCCGGACGGCAGCCCGCGGCAAAGGCGGCGGGACGGCTCCCCGTCACCCCGGTGCCCTGGCAGGTGTCCCGGACAGCGGTCCGGGTCGGCACCGGCGCCCTGGCCGGAGCGGTGCCCTCCACCGCGTACCCCCTGATGGTCGAAGGACCGGTCGAGCGGACCAAGCGGCTGCACTGGATGCTGCTCTCCCACAACACCCGCACCGGTGTGAAGGCGACCTACTGGGACTCCACCCACATCGGACAGGTGGGCCGGATCCTGAACGACGATCTGCGCTGGCGCTCCTACTACGAGATGGACACCACGGTCTTCGGCGGCAAGCGGATCATCACCGCCAAGTTCGCCGTCTTCCAGTACTGGGCGGAGTCGTGCACGCCCAAGCCGGTGGAGCTGTGGCACATCGACCGGATCACCTCCGCCACCACCTGGGACGCGACGGTCTTCCACCGGAAGCTCGGACAGTCGTCGCTGGGGCACGGCCACGACGAACAGCGGTGCGGGGGAGCGCCCATCGGCTTCGACGTCAAGGACCTGATGATGGAGGCCGCCGACCGGCGGTGGCCCACCACTTCCTTCGCCCTGCGGGCCCAGGAGAACCCGGACTCCTACGCCGCCCGCAAGTTCATGGACCGCTGGGCGCCCAACCACGCTCCACCGGTGATGGCACTCATCGTCGACTACAACACGGTCCCCGACCGGGCCGCCGATCTGACCGTCGGAGGCAAGAGCTGCGCGGCGGGCGAACCCGTGATCGGCCAGACCACACCGAAACTGACGGCCACCGTCACGGACCCCGACACGGTGCGGCACAACATCGAACCTTTCGCGGTGTTCCGCTGGTGGGAGGGGGCCGGGGCACCGTCCGGACAGGTCTTCCGGGCGGACCCGACCGAGCGGAAGAAGGGATCGGCGGAGCTGGACCTGAAGGCGCATCAAGCCCTCCAGGACGGTGTCACCTACACCTTCGGGGTCACCGTGGACGACAGGGTGGACGCCAGCGACGGCCGGCCGTGGTGCACCTTCACCGTCGACCTCACCCCGCCGACCACCCCACCGCTGATCACCTCGGTGGACTTCCCCGCGGCGCCCGCGGCCGGACCGCCCCTGTACACCGCGGGCAGGTTCACCGTCGACGCCCGGGGCGACTGGGACACCAGCGGATTCCGGTACGGATTCGGGATGGACGCGCAGTCGATCAGCACCGAACTGTCGGTCGGCACCGATGTCCCCGGGGGCACGGCGGTGATCAGCCATACCGCGGACCAGAAGACCGGAGCCTTCTCCACCAGCCTGCCGATGCTGCTGAAGGTGGTGCCGGTGGACCGGGCAGGGAACAAGGCGGAAGCCGAGGCCGTCTACGCCTTCAGAATCTCCGACCTCATCAAGCCGAACACGGCCTACGGTCTGTGGAGCGGCCGCTTCACCGGCGGCGGGGAGCTCGCCGACGGCCCCCTGGGCGGAAAGAACCAGCCCCGGTTCGACGCCGCGGTCTCCGGCTCCGTCACCCCCACCGCCGACCGTGCGGGCAACAACCCCGGCGCCGCCCGGTTCGACGGGGCGACGGGACACGCGGTGACCGCCGCCCCCGTACTCCAGAAGACGGCGCAGAACACCTTCGGCAGCTTCACCGCCATGGGCTGGGTGAAGCTCGACCGTACGCACACCGCCGCCACCGTCCTCAGCCAGGACGGCACCGACCAGAGCGGCTTCGCCCTCCGCTACCACCCGGCGCCGCGCTCCTGGGAGTTCGCGATGCCCCGCGGCGAGACGGGCACCGTGCAGGGCACCGCGACGGCCCGGTCGATCGCCTACCCCCAGACCGGGGTCTGGACCCATGTCGCCGGGGTGTACGACCACACCGCCGGGCGGCTGAGGCTGTACGTCAACGGACAGCAGGCGGCCGAGACCGCCCACACCAGCACCTGGTACGCGGCCGGGCCGACCGTCCTCGGCCGGGCCAGGTCCGGTGGGCTGCCGCGGGAGTTCTGGCCCGGCGATCTCAACGACCTCCAGCTCTACCCCTGGGCGGCCTCCGGCTTCGAGGTCCGGCACCGGATGAACGTCCGGACCGCCCACGGGCCCGAGGCGCGGTGGTCGTTCGACGAGGGACTCGGCCGCACCAGCGCCGATCTCTCGGACCAGGGGCACACGATCTCCCTCCGCGACGGCACCACCTGGGCGAGTCCGGGCCGCTCCGGCTCGGGCCGCGCGCTGCGGCTGGACGGACGCCAGGCCCACGCCTACACCGCGAGCCCCGTGGCGCAGCGCAGCCCGCAGAACACCCTCGGCAGCTTCACCGCCGCCGCCTGGGTCCGGCTGAACGGTCCGGCCGCCCCCGCGGCGGCGGTCAGCCAGGACGGCCGCCACGACAGCGGTTTCGTCCTCGGCTACTCGGCGGCGGCCCAACGCTGGACCTTCGGAATGAACCCGGCGGACGCACCCGAAGACACACCCGGCGTGTACGCGACGTCCTCAGCCGTGTCCCAGACCGGCGTCTGGACCCATCTGGCCGGGGTGTACGACCACGGCGCCGGGACGATGACGCTCTACGTCAACGGCAGACCCTCCGGAACCGCGGCGCACCGCTCCGGCTGGTATCCGGACGGAGCGCTCCAGGTCGGGCGGGCGAAGACCAACGGAACGCCGGACGCCTACTGGCCGGGGGTCGTCGACGACGTCGGGATCAAGGGCGAGGCACTGTCCGCGGCCGGGGTGAAGACGCTGGCGGGCGCACCGGAGTTCGCCCCCGGGGCCCGCTGGACCCTGGACGACACCCCCGCCGACGCGAAGGGGAACGGCCATACCCTCGCGCTGGGCAGCGGCACCAACTGGACCAGTGGAAAAAGCGCCGGCGGTCTCGCCTTCGACGGGCTGGAAGGCCATGCCTACACGGCGGGCCCGGTGGTCCGCCCCGACGCCGGGTTCACCGTCGCCGCCTGGGTGAAGCTCGACGTCATCGGCCGTACGCAGACCATCGTCAGCCAGGACGGCACCGACCGCTCCGGGTTCCGGCTGTCCTATGAACACGATCCGGCCGGTCCGGGGGCCTGGACCTTCGGTATCACCGGCAATGCGCACACCGGCGGCACGGTGCCCGACAAGGTCCTCAAGGCGACCACCGTCCCGAGAACGGGCACCTGGGTTCATCTCGCGGGCGTCTACCGGACGCCCAACCCCAGGGAGGACGAGCAGACGGGGGAGATGAAGCTGTACGTCGACGGGCGGCTCCAGGCTTCCGGCCCGTACACCAGCGTCGCGGTCGCCGGCGGAGTGCTGGCCGTCGGACGCGGTCAGCGGGGCGGCGGGGCGGTGGACGCACTGGCCGGCACCGTCGACACCGTCGAGGTCCGCCCCGACTCCGTGGAGGCCGATGCCCTCAGGGAGATGGGGGACCTCGAAGTCCGGGCCTTCATCAACAGCCAGACCACGCCGATCCCCGACCTGGGCGTGGTGGACAGCTCCCTGCCGGTTGCCAACCTGACCTCCGACGCGGTCGAGCGGCTGAAGGTCGACGTCGACATCGAGCACACCTACCAGGGCGATCTGAAGCTGGAACTGCTCGCCCCGGACGGCACCGTCTATCTGCTGGAGGACCTGCGGGGCAGCGGCGACGTGGACAGGACGACGAGGAGCTACGACCTCAACGCCGCCGCGGAGACCGCCAACGGCAGCTGGACCCTGCGGATCCACGACACCGTCATCGGTGACACCGGGATGCTGAAGAGCTGGGGCATCTCGGCTCCGTACCACGAGAAACCGCCCCCGGGCGTGCCCTGGGTCCCCCGCAACGGCTCCGCCTTCCAGGTCGGCGCAAACACCACCACCTCACGGTCGGTGACCGTCACCGGGCTGGTGGGCAAGGCCCCCAAGAACCTGACGCTCACGCTCAACCCGGAGCACGCCTACGCCGGTCCCGGCATCAGGATGGTCCTGGTCGAACCCGCCCCGGCCGGGGGCGGACAGCCGAAGGAGCACACGCTCTACGACGGTTCCCGCCCGCCCGCCACCGGTCCCGACGCCTGCACTTCCTACCAGCCGGATCCGTACATCCTGAAGAAGAGTTACGTCGTGGACGCCTCCGGGGCACCGGCGAACGGCGACTGGACCCTGAAGTTCATCAACTCCTACTCCGGTTCGGGCCCGAACATCCTGGGCTGGAGCCTGTTCTCACCGATCAGCCAGGCCGAGCCGACCAGAGCCCCCGACACCAAATTCGCCAACCCCGACAACAAGCCCATCACCAGCTGGGAGACCAACAGCTACGTCTACCCCTGCGGGCTGCCCGGCACCGACGCCCAGGACCTGCGGGTCACCGTCGATATCCGGCACCCCAGCCGGGGCGATCTGAAGCTGGAACTCAGCGGGGCGTCACGGACCCTCCTCCTGGAGGACGTCCCCGACTACGACACGGGGGACGACGTCCGCAAGACGTACACCCTCCACGGGGTCGCGGTCCCGCCCGACACCGACTGGACGCTGGTGGTCACCGACAGCAGGACCCCGTACGCGGGGGAGATCAACGAGTGGAGCGTGCAGGTGCTGCCCAGCACCCCGGCCGTCTTCAAGGACGGCTGGAAGGGCGAGAACCTCACCGACGTCCCCATCGCGGACGACGCCTGGAGCGAATCACCGATCACCGTGGAGACCGTGCCCGACAAGGGCACCCAGGCACCGAAGGCCTGGCAGGTGGCGGTCGCCCTCAAGCACACCCACCGCGGCGATCTCGCGCTCTATCTGGAGGCCCCGGACGGCGAGGCCTACCTCCTGGAGAACCTCACCAGAGGCGGTGGCGACGCCGACGACCTCACCAAGACGTACACCGTCAACGCCTCGTCGAAGAAGGCCGAGGGGGTGTGGAAGCTCCGCGTCCTGGACGCGGTCTGGGGCGACACCGGCATCATCGACTCCTGGAGCCTGACCCCGGCCTCCTTCGCCACCGCCCTGACCACCACCCCGGTGAAGTTCGCCGATCTGGCGACCGCCGAGAGCCCCCTGACCATCGCCGACGAACGGGGCAACGCGCCCAACGGGATGCAGGTCCAGGCCTCCATCGCCCACACCCGGCCCGACCAGCTCGTGATCACCCTGCTGGCACCGGACGGCTCCGCCTATGTCCTGCACGACAAGAAACCCGTCATGGGACCGGTGTTCGCGGTCGATGCCTCCACCGAGGCGCTCAAGGGGACCTGGAAGCTGAAGGTCCAGGACACGATCGCCGGGGAGGCCGGGTCCATCGAGTCCTGGGGCTTCGTCATGGCACCGCAGGTGGCCTGGGCGGAGCGGACCGGACCCGGGTTCGCGGTGCCCGACTCCGGTACGTACACCGGCACCGGATACAAGTACGTCAACGGGATCGCCGGGAACGCCCCGGCGGACCTGCGGATCTCCGTCTCGACGACGGCGAACCCGGGCTACCTGGACCTGGTGCTGGTCTCGCCCGACGGGACCCGCTTCCCGCTGCACAAGAAGGAAGGGACCTTCCCCGCGTACTGGACGGTCAACGCCTCCGGGGAGCGGGCCAACGGCTCCTGGGCACTGGAGGTGGCCCGGCCCGACTGGTGCTGCTCCTCGACCCGGATCGACTCCTGGAGCCTGTGGTCACCGGTGAACCGGACGGCGAACACGCCGGGACCGGTCGACAAGTTCGCCAACGGGACGGACAGCGCGATCCCCGACAGTTCCTGGAGCCCTGCGACCAGCACGGTCCATGCGGCCGGTATCCCCGGGAACGGGGCCCTCGACCTGAAGGTCACCGTCGACATCCGGCACCCCCGCCGCGGCGATCTCCAGCTGGTGCTGGAGGGCGACACCACGTACCCGCTGGAGGACGTCCCCGACACCGACACCGGCGCCGACGTCTTCAAGACGTACGAGCTGCGCGGGGTGGCCGACCGCGCCAACCAGAGCTGGACCCTCAGGGTCACCGACACCCTCACCGGAAACGCCGGAACCATCGACGGCTGGGCCCTGCAGATCCTTCCCAGCCCCCAGGCCACGGTGCCCGCGGGCTGGCGTGCCGAGAACCTCACCGATGTCTCCGTCCCCGACGACGGCACCGCCGAATCCCCGGTCACCGTCGCCGGGCTGGCCGGGGTGGCCCCGAAGGACTGGGAGGTGTCCGTCGCCCTCCGACACACCTACCGCGGCGACCTGCTGCTCCATCTCGTCGCCCCCGACGGCACCGCCTACCTCCTGGAGGACCTGGCCCCCGGCGGCGATACGGACGATCTGACCAAGTCCTATGTCGTCAACGGGTCGTCGGAGTGGGCCGACGGGGTGTGGAAGCTCAGGGTCCGGGACCGGGTCTGGGGCGATACCGGCCATATCGACGCCTGGAGCCTGTCCGCGTCCCCGACGGGCACGCCGGTGCCCGCGGTCGCCTGGCCGGAGCAGAACGGCTCCGCGTTCACCCTGCCTATCAGCAGCCCGAGTGTCGCCTCCTCGTACAAGACGGTCACCGGCATCGCCGGGAACGCCCCCGCGGAGCTGCGAGTCTCGGTGTCGACGACAGCGAGTCCGGGGGACCTGGAACTGGAACTGGTGGCTCCGGACGGCACCCGCTACCCCCTGCACAAATGGGGGGCGACCATCCCCCCGTACTGGACCGTGGATACCTCGTCCGAGACCGCGAACGGGCAATGGGAGTTGTGGGGCAAGGGACATGCGTCCTGCTGTGCGGCGTTGACGATCGACTCATGGCGGCTGTGGTCGCCCGTCGACCGGGCACCGAGCGCCGCCGGGCCGGTGACCAAGTTCGCCAACAGCACCGACCAGGCCATCACCGACGGGGACGGATCCGGCAACTGGATACGGGCCCAGGTCACCGGGATCACCGGAAACGCCCCGGCCGATCTGCGGGTCGCCGTCGACATCGTCCATCCCCGCCGCGGAGACCTCGTCCTCACCCTGCAGGCCCCCGACGGCACGTCCTACCCCCTGGAGGACTTCCCCGACACCGACACCACCGCCGATGTGTTCAAGACCTACATCGTCAACGCCTCCGCGGAAGTCGCCAACGGGTACTGGTACCTCGTCGTCCGGGACAACAAGACCGGCAGCACGGGCACGGTCGACGGCTGGAGCCTCAACATGGGCGGGCTGCGGACCGTGGTCCCCGGCACCCGGTTCGAGAACCCGGCCGACGTCGCGCTGGTCGACAACGGCACCGCCGAGTCGACCGTGTCCATCTCCTCCATCACCGGCCGGGCGCCCGCCGGGCTGAAGGTGCAGACGATCGTCCGCCATCCGCACCGCGGCGATCTGAAGCTGGAGCTGATCGCCCCGGACGGTACGCCCTATCTGCTGGAGAACCTGACCGGCTCCGGTGACGCCGACGACGTCGTGGACGAATACAGCGTCGACGCCTCCGAGGAACAGGCGGGCGGGACCTGGAGACTGCGGGTCGTCGACGGGGCGCTCGGGGACACCGGGCTGATCGACTCCTGGAGCCTGACGTTCCCCGCGCCGGTGAAGTACCACCGCAACGGCACGGTGACCGTCCCCGACGCGGGGGCGCCCGCGGTCAGCCAGATCCCGGTCCTGGACCGCCCCGGGAACGCGCCCGCCGATCTGCGGGTCGTCGTCGACGTGCGGCATCCGCGCCGGGGCGATCTGATCCTCCATCTGGTCGCCCCGGACGGGACGGCGTATCTGCTGGAGGACGTGCCCGACGCGGACACTGCCGCCGATGTCCGGCAGACGTACCGCGTCGACGCATCGGCCGAGGGGGCGTCCGGCAACTGGTCACTGCGGGCCCAGGACACCAGGACCGGCAGCAGCGGGAACGTCCAGGCGTGGAGCCTTCAGTTCGGAGGACCGTAG
- a CDS encoding WXG100 family type VII secretion target, which produces MADYIVNDEKLNQTAASTMNQYDTAVAQLQAIQTELRSLAADGYNTPHAKSDFIPFVEEFFRGYDSVVQGLVGISKYVKAVGDGFSQLDRDLGASLRG; this is translated from the coding sequence ATGGCCGACTACATCGTCAACGACGAGAAGCTCAACCAGACCGCAGCCAGCACCATGAACCAGTACGACACCGCCGTCGCCCAGCTCCAGGCCATCCAGACCGAGCTGAGGTCGCTCGCTGCCGACGGCTACAACACCCCCCACGCCAAATCGGACTTCATCCCGTTCGTCGAGGAGTTCTTCCGCGGCTACGACTCCGTGGTCCAGGGCCTGGTCGGCATCTCCAAGTACGTCAAGGCCGTCGGGGACGGCTTCTCCCAGCTCGACCGGGACCTCGGCGCCAGCCTCCGCGGCTGA
- a CDS encoding SCO0930 family lipoprotein, producing the protein MRNLRSTVVTAAGAAAALVLLTACGGETKDGGDAKKAGAAQAAAPAGGGTAQAAGVRPVTAGKLSIWTSGPLGPVVTDSAGFTLYRFDSDTASPPKSVCEGDCAKAWPPVLAADARAADGMNAALLGKVTRADGTQQLTLKGWPLYRFAKDTAPRQTNGQGVGGTWFAAAPDGSKAKAGAAAGSGTGSDTSTGTGDAAGALPPLSVRKDAKLGPIVRDGKGRTLYRFTKDTDWPMKSNCTGPCLDTWRPAKMLDKAAVAQATGIDPKLIIEYKRPDGTRQLTVDCWPLYWFTGDKAPGETKGQGVGGTWFAVRADGALAK; encoded by the coding sequence ATGCGCAATCTCCGGAGCACCGTGGTGACGGCGGCCGGTGCCGCGGCCGCGCTCGTCCTGCTGACCGCCTGCGGCGGCGAGACCAAGGACGGCGGCGATGCGAAGAAGGCCGGTGCCGCCCAGGCGGCGGCCCCGGCCGGCGGTGGTACGGCCCAGGCCGCCGGGGTACGGCCCGTCACCGCGGGGAAGCTGAGTATCTGGACGAGCGGGCCGCTGGGCCCCGTGGTCACCGACAGCGCCGGTTTCACCCTCTACCGCTTCGACAGCGACACCGCCTCGCCGCCCAAGTCGGTCTGCGAAGGCGACTGCGCGAAGGCCTGGCCGCCGGTGCTCGCCGCGGATGCCAGGGCGGCCGACGGGATGAACGCGGCCCTGCTCGGCAAGGTCACCCGCGCCGACGGCACCCAGCAGCTCACGCTCAAGGGGTGGCCGCTCTACCGGTTCGCCAAGGACACCGCGCCGCGGCAGACCAACGGCCAGGGCGTCGGCGGCACCTGGTTCGCGGCCGCCCCCGACGGAAGCAAGGCCAAGGCGGGCGCCGCCGCCGGATCCGGCACGGGCTCGGATACGAGTACGGGTACGGGTGACGCGGCCGGGGCGCTGCCGCCGCTCTCGGTCCGCAAGGACGCGAAGCTGGGGCCGATCGTCCGGGACGGCAAGGGCCGGACGCTCTACCGCTTCACCAAGGACACCGACTGGCCGATGAAGTCCAACTGCACCGGCCCGTGCCTGGACACCTGGCGGCCCGCGAAGATGCTCGACAAGGCCGCCGTCGCGCAGGCCACCGGCATCGACCCGAAGCTGATCATCGAGTACAAGCGCCCCGACGGCACCCGGCAGCTCACCGTCGACTGCTGGCCGCTGTACTGGTTCACCGGTGACAAGGCACCGGGCGAGACCAAGGGGCAGGGCGTGGGCGGCACCTGGTTCGCGGTCCGCGCGGACGGCGCACTGGCCAAGTAG